CGGCAAACTGCTGGAAGAAAAATCCATCCGCACGGGCCTGAGGCGCATCCGGGTGGTGCAGGAAGCGGTTCGTGGAGAAAAGGGCAGCAGTTTCACTTTCGAGGTCAACAACGAGGCTTTCTTTGTGGGCGGAGCCAACTGGATTCCTGAACACCTCCTGCTGAACACCGTCACCGATGAACAGTACCGGGCCAGACTGGTGCAGGCCAGGGATGCCAACATGACCATGGTGCGCGTGTGGGGTGGGGGCATCTACGAAGCCGATGTCTTTTATGACCTCTGCGATGAACTGGGCCTCATGGTCTGGCAGGATTTCATGTTCGCCTGCGGCATGTACCCCGGAGATGAAAAGTTCAGGGCCAGCGTGCGTCTGGAAGCTGAACAGCAGGTCAAACGCCTGAGGAACCACGCTTCTCTGGCGTTGTGGTGTGGCAACAACGAGGACTACCAGATCGCCCAGGCCGTTGGGGCTTATGGTCCAGGCGGAGACGAAAGCAAATTCCATGCCCAGCACATCTATGAAGTGCTGCTGCGTGAGGTCTGCGAAACCCTGGACCCCCAGACCCTGTACTGGCCGGGCAGCCCTTATGGCGGCGCGGATGTCTTCGACAAGACCATCGGAGACCGACACACCTGGGAGATCTGGCACGGACCCATGGCCCCTTACCAGGAATACAAAAATTACGAGGGCCGCTTTGTCAGCGAGTTTGGTCTGATGTCTGCCCCTTCGGTGGAGGTTGTGCAGCAATCCATGCCCGAGCATGAACGCTTCCCGGAAAGCGAAACCTTTGTGCACCATACCCGTGCACTGGGTCCGAACTTCAAACCGGATGGGGCCAGAAGGCTGGCGGTGTATCAGGCAGAGAATGTGCGGGGACACCGGAACCTGGAAGAGTACGTGTACAACACGCAACTCATTCAGGCAGAAGCCATGCGTTACGCCTACCGGGATTTCAGGCGGCGCTTTGAGGGTCCGGGCAAATATGCGGTGTCTGGTGCGCTGGTCTGGCAACTCAACGACTGCTGGCCGGTTTCCAGCTGGGCCATCATTGACTCTGCTGGCATTGTGAAACCTGCTTACCACACCATCAAACGGGAATTGCAGGACCTCACGGTGGGAATTCACTTGCAAGATGGTGTGCTGGAAACCTGGCTGTGCAGCAGCCTGCGGGAAAGCCGCACCCTGCAGCTGAAACGCTACGCTTACACCCTGCAAGGTGAAAAAGTGGCAGAGGCTGTGCAGGCCGTGAATGCCCTTCCTGCCCGCCGCACAGATGTGTCTTCCTGGCAGGTGTCTGAGCAGCCGATGGTGTATTTTGCAGAGCTGCTGGACCAGGATGAAGTGGTGGCCCGGGCCAGCCATTTCCCCGAGCCCTACAAGCATTTTGACTTTGCTCCACGTTCCCTGAAGGTGGATGTTCAGGAGGATGGTGTGGTGCAGCTTTCTTCGGACCATCCCGTCAAGGGTGTGTGGCTCAGCGCTGGTGCAGGGGTGTCCTGGTCGGACAATTTCCTGGATTTGCGTCCGGGAGAGGTGCGCGTGGTGCATGCAGCGGGCCTGAAAACGGCAGCCGTGCGGGTGTCTGCACTGGGTGCTGCAGAACCGCTGGAATTCAGGATGCTGGTGAACCGCTGACGTTCAAAACAAACGCTGCAGCACAAATCCATTGGACAGCAATTCTGGGGTGGCTCTGGCCACCCCTTTTGTTTTGTTCATGAACAATATATTAATTGTATTGAAAACAAATCTTGACAATTCCTGAAACAATTTGTACACTGTTTTTGTTCCAACAACCCAAGTGCATCCCACACACCATTTGATGGGGGATGATCTGGCATGTTGTTCTCCTTGATGCAGACAGCATGCCAACCATATGCCAACCATGCGCTTGTGGGCTTCCAAAAACCCATAACTACGCATGAACAAGTCTTTTTGTTCATTGGCCTGCTCTCATTTCGCCCAAGGAGAAACATGAAACACCCCTGGATTGCCTTACTGCTCCCGCTTGCCCTGGCCGCCTGCAGCACCACCACAGCCCCCGAGGTTGCCGCTCCACAGGCCCTCTCTCCTGGACAGTCCAGCGTGCTGGATTACATCAAGAGCATTTCGGGCAAGTACACCATTGCAGGACAGCACAACCGGGAACCCAACAGCGACCCCACCAAATGGACCCGCTACATTCAGAGCACCACCGGAAAAACCCCTGGCCTGTGGGGCGGAGATTTCCTGTTTCTGCAGGACGACATCAACAACCGCCAGACCATGGTCAACCAGGCCAAAGCGCAGTTCAAGAGTGGGGCTGTGGTGGCCCTGACCTGGCACGTGTGCCCCCCCACCGTCAGTGAGCCCTGCAACTGGGACTCGGGCGGCATCCTCAGCCACCTCAGTGATGCCCAGTGGAGCCAGCTGATCACCCCAGGAAGTGCCCTGAACAACGCCTGGAAGGTCCGCCTGGACAAAATTGTGCCCTACCTGCAGGACCTCAAGAACAACGGGGTGCAGGCCCTGTTCAGACCCATCCACGAAATGAACGATGGCTGGAGCTGGTGGGGTGGGCGTCCCGGCGTGAATGGCAGCAAAAAACTCTACCAGATCACCTACGATTACCTGGTCAAAACCAAAGGCATCACCAACCTGATCTGGGTGTGGAACGTCAAAGATGTGGGCATGGACCGCCTTGCAGACTACTACCCCGGAGCAGATTACGTGGATGTGGCCTCCGTGGACATGTGGTACAAGGATTTCCCCACCAGCAGCGATTACAATTCCATGCTCTCCATTGCAGGCAGCAAACCCATTGCTCTGGCAGAAGTGGGCAAAGTTCCCAGCCCCTCACAATTGACCTCACAGCCCCGCTGGGCCTACTTCATGACCTGGGCCGAGTATGCCCAGACCGTCAACACCCCCGCCACCCTGACCGCCACCCATCAGGCCGCCAACGTGCTGACCCGAGATGAGCTGAACATCGCCTATGGCCGTCCTGCAGCTGCCTCTTCTGTGGAAAGCAGCAGTTACCCAGCCAGCAATGTGACAGATGGGAACCTGACCACCCGCTGGAGCAGTGCTTTCAGCGACAACCAGTCCATCACCATCGATCTGGGCAGCCAGAGGACCTTCAACAACGTTCAACTGGCCTGGGAAGCCTCTTATGCCAAAAGCTACCAGATCCAGGTCTCCAACGACCAGACCACCTGGAGCACCGTGTACAGCACCACCGCAGGAGATGGCGGCAACGACAGCCTGAGTTTCACGGCCACCAGCGCCCGCTACATCAAAATCCAGTGCATCACCCGGTCCAACGCTTACGGTTTCTCTCTGTGGGACGTGTCCGTTTTCAACAAGTGATTTCTGGAATGGGAGGCGGCTTTTGATGCCTCCCATTCCAATGATCCATGCATTAAACCTGCAAACAGATCCGATTTTTTCGGGTCTGGTTTTCTGGCGAAAGGAAAACGATGAAAAAAACAGCCCTCCTTCTTCTTCCCGTCTTGCTGGGTGCCTGTGGCAGCCTGAACCCCCAGACCCACACGGAACGATCCAGTCAGGTGATCCCTCAGGATTTGATCTCGGACACCACCAGCCAGTTGCTGGAAACCCTGAAAACCACCCGTGGCGTGAAAGTCCTGTCCGGGCAGCACAACCGGGAGCCCAACAGCGATCCCACCAGGTGGACCCGTTATGTGCAAAGCACCACGGGCAAGACCCCTGCAGTGTGGGGCGGAGATTTCCTCTTCAGCAGCAGTGACATTGCGGCCCGCCCCACCCTGATTGCCGAAGCCAAAAGACAGTGGCAGGCAGGATCCCTGGTCACCCTGACCTGGAATGTCTGCCCCCCAACAGTGACAGAGCCCTGCAACTGGGATTCAAACGGCATTCTGGCCGACCTGACGGACGCCCAGTGGTCGCAACTCATCACCCCTGGAACGGGCCTGTACAACGCATGGCTGGCCCGCCTGGACAGGATTGTGCCTTCTTTGCAGGACCTCAAAAACAACAATGTGCCCGTGCTGTGGCGTTTTGGACGGGACCTCAACGATGGCTGGAGCTGGTGGGGGGGTCGTCCGGGGGCAAACGGCAGCCGCAAACTCTACCAGATCACCCGCGATTACCTGACCGGAACGAAGGGCCTCAGCAACCTGATCTGGGTGTGGAACGTCAAAGACGTGAACATGGGCACGGTGTCGGATTACTGGCCGGGAGAGGGCTATGTGGACGCTCTGGGCCTGAATGTCTGGAGCAAAGCCGCACCTTCCAGCACAGACTACAGCACCCTGGTGTCCCTGTCTGGGGGCCGTCCCATTGCCCTCACCGAAGTCACCCAGGTGCCCAGTCCTGCACTGCTGGCCGCCCAGCCCCGCTGGTCCTGGTTCATGGTGTGGGCTGAGAGCGCCCAGAACAGCAACACCACTGCTGCCCTGAACACCACCTACAGCGACGCAAAAGTCGTCTCGCAGGACCGCACCGACCTCAACATCAACCTCAATCTGGCCCTGAACCGCCCGGTCACGGCCTCTTCGCAGGAATCGACCCAGAACGCACCTGCCAACGTGACAGATGGTGACCTGAACACCCGCTGGAGCAGCAGTTACGCAGACAACCAGTCGCTCACCATCGATCTGGGCCAGACCCGCACCATCAACAGGGTTGAACTCAAGTGGGAAGCGGCCTACGCCTCGCAGTACCAGGTGCAGGTCTCGCTGGACAAAACCACCTTCACCACCGTGCACAGCAACTACGCAGCAGATGGGGGCACCGACCAGATTTACCTTGCGCCCACCCAGGCCCGCTATGTGCGCCTTTACAGCATCAAGCGGGCCACCAGTTACGGCTCCTCCCTGTGGGAAATGGGGGTTTACGGGCGCATTCAGCCTGTGGCGGGCAGCAATGCCATTTCCAGACTGGCCGCAGCGACCACGGTGGGAACCGGAGGAAGCTGGGCCAAAAACAGCATCACGGTGAACAATTTCAACCTGCCTTACCAGCTTTACACACCCACCACCCAGCCCAGCAGCAACCAACTCCCCCTGATCATCCATCTGCACGGCTCTGGAGAAGCAGGCACAGACAATGTGCTGCAAATGATGGCTGGCACCCACAACGGCCCTCAGTACTTCACAGACCCCAATTACCAGAAGGTGCAGGCCGCCTATGTGCTGGCCCCTCAAACGCCCGTGGCCATTCGCTGGGCCAGCACCGGAATTCCCGAGTATAACCTGGACACCACCCCGGAAACCGTCTCCATGACCGCCTTGCAGAAACTCATTGAAAACCTGGTGGCGACCCTGCCCAACGTGGACCCGGACCGGGTGTACTTCGCAGGCCTGTCCAGAGGAGGTCAGGGGGTCTGGTGGGCCGCAATGACCCGTGCGAACCAGTGGGGGGCCATCCTTCCCATTGCAGGTTCAGGCAGTCCCAACCACGCTTCCCGCCTGAAAGATCTGGCCGTGTGGGCTTTCCATGCCACCAATGACAACACCACCAGCGTGCAGTACACCCGCAACATGGTGAACGGCATTCTGGCCGCAGGAGGCAACAAGGTGAAATTCACAGAGGTGCCCACCGGAGACCATCAGGCTGGATGGGAAACCGCTTATGGCACCATGGACGCTTTCAACTGGCTGATCCGCTACCGGCGTTGAACCACAATCCCCCACAGGCGTTTCCTGTGGGGGGTGTTTTTTCAGAGCATCATTTGCAGAACATCAGCGCGTGCTGGAACGGATCACCAGACTGGTGGGCACAATCACCTGGGTGGGTTCACTGGGACGCTGCAACAGCAGTTCCACGCCACGCCGTCCCAGCGCTTCTTTGTTGATCCGGACGGTGGTCAGTGGCGGAAAGCAGGTGCGGGCGGTGGGCAAATCATCAAACCCCACCACTGCAATGTCCTCGGGCACTTTCAGACCGGCCTCCATGCAGGTCTGGATGGCCTGAATGGCCGTGGCATCGTTCCAGCAGAAAATGGCATCCGGGCGGTTTTTCAGCTTCAGCAGTTTCTTCACCGCATTGTCGGTGCCTTCCACCTCCCACATGATGGGATCGCGGAACACCTCCAGATCCGGGTCCTGTTCGAGGTGGTGGGTGATCAGGGCGTAGCGGTAGCCCTGACGCCTCTGGGTGATCGAGTAATGGGATTCTGGACCGCACACAAAAGCAATCCTTTTGTAGCCCCGCTGAATCAGAAACTCGGTCAGCAGGTAAGCCCCCCCGAAGTTGTCGCTGTTCACGTTGTTCATTTCGGGGTGCCACAAATCCACCAGCGCCACCGGAATGCCCAGTTCACGGATTTCCTGCAGTTGCTCAGGTTCAAAAGCCCCCACACACAGCAGCGCGTCGCTCTCGTCGCGTTTCAGGCGGTCGGTGATGCCCTCTTCCTGGCTGGTGGAGGTGAAGGTCAGGGAGATCTTTTCTGCATTGCAAGCATCTTCCACGCCGTGCAGCACGGTGGAGTAGAAAGGGTTGTTGGAGAGGGTGTTGTGCTGGCGGTCGTAGATGAAGGTGATCCTTTTGATGGACCGCGACTGCCGCAGGTTTGAAAAATCATAACCAAGTTCTTCCGCTGCTTTGAGGACGCGGGCTTTGAGGTCGTCGTTGATGCCCAGCTGGTTGTTGAGCGCCCGTGAAGTGGTGCCCAGCGACACCCCTGCCCTCTGGGCAATGTCCCGCACGGTGGGGCTGCTGGTTTTGGATTTACCGGTCATGTTCCAAGGATAGTCTTCTGTTGTTCAGAAAACAATCCTTGGCAGATCTGGGCTCTGGCCCCACGGTCAGTGAAGGATCAAACCCGCATCAACTTGAGGTCCTGAGCGGATTTTCCTGGAGCTTTTTGGCCCATGGGAGGCAGGTGTTTCAGCGGTTTTCTGGTGAACAGGTCATGCCTGTGACCTGCAAGATCAGGAAGACTTGTTGCCCTGAGAGAGCTGCTCGATCCACTTTGCCATGCGTTTCTGGCGGGTTTCGGGTTTTCTGGCGGTCTGGAGCTGGTGGTAGATGGCGAACAGGGTGCTGCGTTCCAGTTGTTCATAGGCTTGCTGGGCTGCAGGGTGCTTTTGCAACTCTGCCAGAAAATCCTCCGGGATCACCATGCTGGCGGGACCGGCATAAGCCTGCTCCCAGCGTCCATCTTGCCGGGCGGCCTCCACCTGTGCCAGACCCGCAGGTTGCATGCGGCCTTCTGCAATCAGGCGTTCTGCAATCTCGCAGTTTCTCTGGGACCAGCTGGACCTGGAGCGGCGTGGGGTCAGGCGCTGCACAAAGGAGGTTTCGTCCAGGGATTTGCGGATGCCATCAATCCAGCCCCAGGTCAATGCGGCGACCACGCAATCGTCCCAGGTGACGCTGGGGATCCCCGAGCTTTTTTTGTACATGCGCACCCACAATTCGGTGTGGGTCTGGTGGTGCTGTTGCAGCCAGGCTTCAAGTTGCTCCTGGGTTTCAAAAGCGAGGGGTGGGCTGGAGGTTTTTCCTGCGGTTTCCATTCAGAGGTTCCCCTTTGGGTGCATTGTACCTGCAAGTCAAACCGCACCTGTAAATCGCACAACCTGCAGACAGCAAAAAGCGCCCAGAGGCATGATCTGGGTGTATTTTCTTGCTTTTCGCAGCGGATACTCTTCCAAGGTATATTTAAGCACGAATCTTCTGGAATGGCAAATTTATTTTGACTGAACTTTTTTCTGCAAATGTATAGAATCTAGGAAATTCCCTATGAGACGACGAAAAGCCCTGAAAAACATTTGATTGCAAATAAAAATTTTTCAAGATCAGTCATTTTGTTGACAATTCTGTGTTTCCCTCCCTATACTGCAGGCGTGGATGAAAGTCTGCATAAAATCGCATCAGGGGGTTGGTACATGCATTTTTTCGCAAAACAAAGCCGAGGTTTACTGCATAAAGTTGCTGGGTCTGCCATCATCAGTCTCAGCGTGGGTTTGCTCGCAGGAGCCCAGGCAGAAGACGTGAAAGTGGGTGTGCTGCACTCCCTCACCGGAACCATGGCGATCAGCGAGATCACCGTGAAGAACGCCACCTTGCTGGCGATCGAAGAGATCAACAAAAAAGGCGGCGTGATGGGCAAGACCATTGCCTCAGTGATCGAAGACGGGGCCAGTGAACCTGCCACCTTCGCACAGAAAGCCCAGAAACTGATCGAGCAGGACAAGGTTTCCACTGTGTTCGGCGGCTGGACCAGCGCCTCCCGCAAAGCCATGCTGCCGGTGTTCGAGCGCCTCGACAACCTGCTGTGGTACCCCGTGCAGTTCGAGGGCAACGAGTGCAGCCCCAACATCATGTACTCGGGTGCGCAGCCCAACCAGCAGATCCTGCCAGCCTTCGACTGGGCCGTGGAAAAAGGCTTCAAGAAGTACTTCCTGGTCGGATCTGACTACGTGTTTCCCAGAACCGCCAACCTGATCGTGAAAAAGCACATCGAGAACGACAAGCTCACCCTGACCGGTGAAGAGTACGTGCCCCTGGGCGGAACCGACTTCTCCAGCGTGATCAACAAGATCAAAGCGGGTGGTCCGGCCATCATCTTCAACACCATCAACGGCGACTCCAACGTGGCTTTCTTCAAGCAACTGGCCGCTGCAGGACTCACGGCCAAGGACTACCCCGTGATGAGCTTCTCCATCGCAGAGCAGGAAGCCAAGGCCATCGGTCCGAAGCTGCTGGAAGGCAGTTATGCCGCCTGGAACTACTTCATGAGCCTGCCCAACACCAGCAACAAGGCTTTCATCAAGGCTTACGCCGCCAAGTACGGCAAAGAACAGCTGATCACCGACCCCATGATTCACGGTTATGTGGACGTGTACATCTGGAAAGCCGCCGTGGAAAAAGCCAAGAGCTTTGAGCCCGACAAGGTGCGCAAAGCCGCCGTGTCCATCAAGGAAATCACCACCCCCATGGGCAAGATCAAGTTCGATGCCAACCAGAGCCTGTACCAGACCGCCTACGTGGGCCAGCTCAAAGCAGACGGTCAGTTCAAGATCCTCTGGGACAGCAAGAAGAACCTGAAACCCGAGCCCTACGACGCCCTGGCCTTCCCTGGCAAGACCTGCAAACCCTGATTTCACAGGGGCTTTGCCCCACAGGTTTTCACCCGTCCAGATGCCTGAAAAGCACTGGGCGGGTAAAACGCTAAAGGCCCCTGACCTTCTGAAGGAGTCATTTATGGGAGAAACCGCACTTTTTCTGGGACAGCTTTTCAACGGGGTGAGCGTTGGCTCGATCCTGCTGATTGCGGCCCTCGGTCTGGCGCTCAGCTTTGGGCTGATGCGCGTGATCAACATGGCACACGGCGAATTCATCATGATCGGCGGATACCTCGCCTTCCTGGCCCACCAGATCATCCCCAGTGGAGCTTCCCTGTGGCTGGCCCTGCCTCTGGCTTTTGTGGGCACCTTCCTGCTGGGTGCAGTTCTGGAAAGCACCCTGATCCGCAGGCTTTACGGCAGACCGCTGGACACCCTGCTGGCCACCTGGGGCCTCAGCCTGATCCTGCAACAGGCTGCACGCCAGATTTTCGGCCCCACCGGGGTGGAAGTGACGGCCCCTGCATGGCTGAGTGGGGCCATCAACTTCTCTGGTGCACTGTCTGGTCTGACCATCCCCCACGTGAGGATTTTTGTGATCGTGCTGGCCCTGCTGATTCTGGGAGGCCTGCTGCTGCTCATCAACAAAACCAAGTTGGGCATGCTGGTGCGGGCCGTCAACCAGAACCGTGAAGTGGCCTCCACACTGGGGGTCAACACCCGCCTGATCGACATGACCGTGTTTGCCATTGGTGCAGGACTGGCCGGACTGGGGGGCGCTGCACTGGCCCTGATCTCTCCCGTGACCCCCACCGTGGGACAGAGCTACATCGTGGACGCCTTCCTGGTGGTGATTCTGGGTGGTCTGGGCAGCCTGGCCGGAACCACCATTGCTTCTTTCGTGGTGGGTTTGTTCTCTGCAGGTTTGCAGACCTTCACCAGTGTTTCTTTCGCCAAGGTGCTGCTGCTGGTTGTGGTGGTGGCCTTCCTGCAATGGAAACCCAGGGGCATTGTGGTGGTCAAATCCCGTGCCCTGGAGGAGGCGTAACATGAAAAAGCTCACGTTGCCTTTCATGGCCGCACTGTTTCTGGTGCTGGCTGCCGCTCCAGCGCTGCTGGACGGCTACAACCTGTCTCTGCTCGGACGTTTTCTGGCCCTGGCCCTGGTCACCCTCGGTCTGGTGTGGTGCTGGGGAAAAGGTGGGGTGCTCTCACTGGGTCAGGGGGTGTTCTTTGGGCTGGGTGGATACGCCATCGCCATGCACCTGAAACTCATGGGCCTCCCTGCAGGTGAAATTCCCGATTTCATGATGTGGAACGGCATGAGTGACCTCCCTGCATGGTGGGCTCCCTTCAAGAGTCCTGTCTTTGCTGTGGCCATGATCTTTGTGATCCCAGGGATTGCCAGTTTCATCATGGCGAATTTGCTGTTCAGAAGGCGCATCACGGGCGTTTACGTGTCCCTGATCACCCAGGCGGTGGCCCTGGCGTTTGCCACCCTCCTGACCAGCCAGCAAGGCGTGACCGGAGGGTTCAACGGCCTGACCAACTTCACCACCCTGTTCGGGGCCAGTTACGGCACCCCCGAAATGCAGAAAATCCTGTACTGGATCACGGTGGGCTTTGTGGCCCTGACCTTTGGGGTGGGCATCCTGCTGGAGCGCACCTATTTCGGCAAAACCCTGCTGGCCATCCGGGACGGAGAAAACCGCTCCCGTTACCTCGGGTATGACCCTGTGCCTTACAAGGTGTTTGCCTTCACCCTGGCCGGGATTCTGGCAGGGGTGGCAGGAGCCCTCTTCACCCTGCATGTGGGCGTGATCAGCCCAGCCATGGTGGGCGTGGTGCCCAGCATCGAAATGGTGGTCTGGGCCGCCATCGGAGGCCGCGAAAGCCTGATGGGGGCCATCCTGGGAACGGTCCTGATCAACTTCGCCAAGGACCGCATCTCCACCGCCCTCCCTGATGCCTGGCTTTACATCATGGGGGCACTGTTCATGCTGGTGGTGTTGTTCCCTCCCCAGAGCTGGAAGCTGCCTAAACTTTTTAAAGCCAGCAAGAAACCCACCTTCAAGGAGGTTCACGGTGACTGATCTCATGCAGAAACAGACGGGCGCACTGCTGGAAATCAGAGGGCTCACCGTCTCGTTTGACGGCTTTGTGGCCCTGAACGACGTGAATTTCTCGGTGAAGCCTGGAGAGGTGCGCATCCTGATGGGTCCCAACGGGGCAGGCAAAAGCACCCTGATGGACACCGTGATCGGCAAGGTGCGGGCAGACCAGGGGCAGATTTTCTTTCAGGGGAAAGACATCTCTAAAACGCCCGAGTACCGCATCACCGGACTGGGCATCTGTCGCAAATTCCAGACCCCAGGTGTGCTGGAAAACCTGTCTGTGAAAGAGAACCTGGAACTTGCTGCCCGAAAAAGCAAAGGGTTCTGGGGCAGCCTGAAAACCCGCCTGGCGAAAGAAGAAACAGACCGGGTATCAGATGTCGTGAAAAAGGTGCGTCTGGAAGAAAAAGCAGACATGCAGGCCCGCCACCTCGCCCACGGTGAAAAGCAGTGGCTGGAGATCGGCATGGTGCTTGCGGCCAACCCGCCCCTGATCATGCTGGATGAACCCACCGCAGGCATGACCGTGCAGGAAACCGCCCTGACCGCTCAGCTCATTCAGGAACTTGCAAAAGAGCACACCATCATTGTGATTGACCACGACATGACCTTCATTGAACTGCTGCAGGCCGATGTGAGCGTGCTGCACATGGGCAAAATGCTCTGCGAGGGCAATCTGGACACCGTCAGGAACAACGAGGAAGTGCAGTCCGTGTACCTGGGCCGCCACAAGGAGGAAGCCCATGCTTAAAGTGGAAGGCCTGAATGCCAGTTACGGCGAATCCCGCGTGCTGTGGAATGTCAATCTGGAAGTGAAGCCCGGTGAGGGTGTGGCGCTTCTGGGCCGCAATGGGGTGGGGAAGACCACCATGCTGCGGGTGCTGGCCGGTCTGCATGGCGTGCAGGATGGAAAATTGGTGTTTGATGGATCGGACATCACCCGCCATGCCCCCCACAAAAGGGCCAGAGGGGGACTGGCTTATGTCCCTCAGGGAAGGGGCATCCTGCCCCACCTGACCGTCGAGGAAAACCTCCTGATGGGCCTCAATGCCACCCCACAGAAAGGCATCCCGGACTTCATTTACGACCTTTTTCCGGTGCTGAAAGAGATGCTGCACCGCAAAGGGGGCAACCTCTCTGGAGGCCAGCAGCAACAACTGGCCATTGGCCGTGCCCTCACCATGCGCCCCAAGATGCTGCTGCTCGATGAACCCACCGAAGGGATTCAGCCCAATGTGGTCCAGCAGATTGGAGAGGCCCTCAAGGTGGTGCGGGGTGAACTGAAAGTTTCGGTGCTGCTGGTGGAGCAATACCTGGATTTTGCCTGGAATTTTGCCGAGCGCTATTACGTGCTGCAACGCGGGGTGATCACCCACACCGGAGAAACCCACACCGACGATGTGGACACGGTCAGCAGGTTCATCACCGTTTGATTTTGTTGTTGCTTGTGTTCTGAATTTGTGACGCTCTGGAGATTTAAGTAAAATTTCCAGAGCATTTTTCTTTTATTTATGCAAAGTGTTCACAAATTGATGCACAAAATGTAAGATTAACCCCATAGGCTTGAACGGACTTTCCAAAAAGGAGCAGAGTGTGCGACTGACCGAACGCGAAACCGAAAAACTCCTGATTCACCTGGCGGCAGAACTGGCCCGCAAAAGACAGGCCAGGGGCCTGAAACTCAATTACCCCGAAGCCAGTGCCATCATCACCGCAGAAATTCTGGAATGGATTCGCGATGGCCGCACCGTTGCAGACATCATGAGCCTGGGCACCACCGTCCTGACCCGCGAAGATGTCATGGAAGGCATCCCGGAAATGCTGCACGAAATCCAGGTGGAAGGCACCTTTCCCGATGGAACCAAACTGGTGACGGTGCATGATCCGATTCGCTGACCCCATCCGCTTCGCTCCTCCCCTGCAAGGGGAGGCTGGGCCGAGGGCCGAGGGCCGAGGGCTGAGAGCATTAAAAACGCTTAAGCATTTGCCTGATTGTCCTTTGAGGCAGCTGGAGGATAGTCACATGCAGGATGTTTTGCCCTCGGCCCTCGGCCCTCGGCTCTCGGCAATCCCGGAGGTGCTTAAATGATCCCAGGTGAATCTTTCCTGCAAGACGGCGAAATAGAACTCAACGCTGG
This is a stretch of genomic DNA from Deinococcus roseus. It encodes these proteins:
- a CDS encoding glycoside hydrolase family 2 protein, with product MTSLTLHTHWEFKQRDPAAALQDDFRSHTGWNGATVPGTVQQDLLQHQLIVDPYYGLNEREVQWIGEADWLYRSAFQVSADLLEAPHLHLTFEGLDTISTVFLNGQEVLRSDNMFTEHTLDVKGLLLPGENTLQVLFESPLKVGHALEKEGGVRAAWNGDTSRLYLRKAQYHYGWDWGPVILTSGIWKAVKLEAYSVQLADVHVPAEVTPDLQTAFIPVHVKLEGDVQEAQVHVRLLNPQGIEVQSQTLAAQAPTSFLFEVDGPQLWYPSGRGNQPLYTVQVELHQHGKLLEEKSIRTGLRRIRVVQEAVRGEKGSSFTFEVNNEAFFVGGANWIPEHLLLNTVTDEQYRARLVQARDANMTMVRVWGGGIYEADVFYDLCDELGLMVWQDFMFACGMYPGDEKFRASVRLEAEQQVKRLRNHASLALWCGNNEDYQIAQAVGAYGPGGDESKFHAQHIYEVLLREVCETLDPQTLYWPGSPYGGADVFDKTIGDRHTWEIWHGPMAPYQEYKNYEGRFVSEFGLMSAPSVEVVQQSMPEHERFPESETFVHHTRALGPNFKPDGARRLAVYQAENVRGHRNLEEYVYNTQLIQAEAMRYAYRDFRRRFEGPGKYAVSGALVWQLNDCWPVSSWAIIDSAGIVKPAYHTIKRELQDLTVGIHLQDGVLETWLCSSLRESRTLQLKRYAYTLQGEKVAEAVQAVNALPARRTDVSSWQVSEQPMVYFAELLDQDEVVARASHFPEPYKHFDFAPRSLKVDVQEDGVVQLSSDHPVKGVWLSAGAGVSWSDNFLDLRPGEVRVVHAAGLKTAAVRVSALGAAEPLEFRMLVNR
- a CDS encoding glycosyl hydrolase, with translation MKHPWIALLLPLALAACSTTTAPEVAAPQALSPGQSSVLDYIKSISGKYTIAGQHNREPNSDPTKWTRYIQSTTGKTPGLWGGDFLFLQDDINNRQTMVNQAKAQFKSGAVVALTWHVCPPTVSEPCNWDSGGILSHLSDAQWSQLITPGSALNNAWKVRLDKIVPYLQDLKNNGVQALFRPIHEMNDGWSWWGGRPGVNGSKKLYQITYDYLVKTKGITNLIWVWNVKDVGMDRLADYYPGADYVDVASVDMWYKDFPTSSDYNSMLSIAGSKPIALAEVGKVPSPSQLTSQPRWAYFMTWAEYAQTVNTPATLTATHQAANVLTRDELNIAYGRPAAASSVESSSYPASNVTDGNLTTRWSSAFSDNQSITIDLGSQRTFNNVQLAWEASYAKSYQIQVSNDQTTWSTVYSTTAGDGGNDSLSFTATSARYIKIQCITRSNAYGFSLWDVSVFNK
- a CDS encoding glycosyl hydrolase encodes the protein MKKTALLLLPVLLGACGSLNPQTHTERSSQVIPQDLISDTTSQLLETLKTTRGVKVLSGQHNREPNSDPTRWTRYVQSTTGKTPAVWGGDFLFSSSDIAARPTLIAEAKRQWQAGSLVTLTWNVCPPTVTEPCNWDSNGILADLTDAQWSQLITPGTGLYNAWLARLDRIVPSLQDLKNNNVPVLWRFGRDLNDGWSWWGGRPGANGSRKLYQITRDYLTGTKGLSNLIWVWNVKDVNMGTVSDYWPGEGYVDALGLNVWSKAAPSSTDYSTLVSLSGGRPIALTEVTQVPSPALLAAQPRWSWFMVWAESAQNSNTTAALNTTYSDAKVVSQDRTDLNINLNLALNRPVTASSQESTQNAPANVTDGDLNTRWSSSYADNQSLTIDLGQTRTINRVELKWEAAYASQYQVQVSLDKTTFTTVHSNYAADGGTDQIYLAPTQARYVRLYSIKRATSYGSSLWEMGVYGRIQPVAGSNAISRLAAATTVGTGGSWAKNSITVNNFNLPYQLYTPTTQPSSNQLPLIIHLHGSGEAGTDNVLQMMAGTHNGPQYFTDPNYQKVQAAYVLAPQTPVAIRWASTGIPEYNLDTTPETVSMTALQKLIENLVATLPNVDPDRVYFAGLSRGGQGVWWAAMTRANQWGAILPIAGSGSPNHASRLKDLAVWAFHATNDNTTSVQYTRNMVNGILAAGGNKVKFTEVPTGDHQAGWETAYGTMDAFNWLIRYRR
- a CDS encoding LacI family DNA-binding transcriptional regulator gives rise to the protein MTGKSKTSSPTVRDIAQRAGVSLGTTSRALNNQLGINDDLKARVLKAAEELGYDFSNLRQSRSIKRITFIYDRQHNTLSNNPFYSTVLHGVEDACNAEKISLTFTSTSQEEGITDRLKRDESDALLCVGAFEPEQLQEIRELGIPVALVDLWHPEMNNVNSDNFGGAYLLTEFLIQRGYKRIAFVCGPESHYSITQRRQGYRYALITHHLEQDPDLEVFRDPIMWEVEGTDNAVKKLLKLKNRPDAIFCWNDATAIQAIQTCMEAGLKVPEDIAVVGFDDLPTARTCFPPLTTVRINKEALGRRGVELLLQRPSEPTQVIVPTSLVIRSSTR
- a CDS encoding YdeI/OmpD-associated family protein, which translates into the protein METAGKTSSPPLAFETQEQLEAWLQQHHQTHTELWVRMYKKSSGIPSVTWDDCVVAALTWGWIDGIRKSLDETSFVQRLTPRRSRSSWSQRNCEIAERLIAEGRMQPAGLAQVEAARQDGRWEQAYAGPASMVIPEDFLAELQKHPAAQQAYEQLERSTLFAIYHQLQTARKPETRQKRMAKWIEQLSQGNKSS